From Leptolyngbya sp. 'hensonii':
GCAATTGATTCGAAATATCTTCCAGACTGATCTGCACATCTCGAATCAGACCATTGTCGATCGGCAAGGCATACCTCAGGAGTGCCTTACCATCCGTAATCGCATTCCCAGCAGGGAGGCGACTGACCCGATCAGCAGCCCAGGCTGCCCCATGAGCCCAACTGAACACCAGAAATAGCACCAGGCCCATCAGCAGACTAATCTTGAGGCCGCGACGCAAGAGGCCAAGGAGGCGGATCTTTTGAAGGTCAGAGAAAAATTGGGAGAGAAGCATAAAGGTTGCTTTGGTACAGATTTCTTTTCAGGGAGTAGAGACTCCATAACTGATCTTGCCACAGGCCGTCCTCTGCAAATGACTCCTTCACAGATTCCAGGGGGGATTGTCGGAGCGTCCCCTCTGGGCTGTACAATGAAGTGCTGATCCGCATCAATCAAGATTCATGATCTCCAGTAATGACTTTCGACCGGGCACCACGATCGAACTAGAAGGGAACGTTTGGCGCGTTGTGGAGTTCCTGCACGTCAAGCCAGGTAAAGGCTCAGCCTTTGTTCGGACAAAACTAAAAAACGCCCAAACGGGTAGTGTGCTGGAAAAAAACTTCCGCGCTGGGGAAATGGTCCCTCAGGCTACCCTGGAAAAAAGCACCATGCAACACACCTATAAAGATGGGGACCAGTTGGTCTTCATGGAGATGGAAACCTACGAGGAAGCCCGTCTGACCACAGCCCAGATCGGCGATCGGGTCAA
This genomic window contains:
- the efp gene encoding elongation factor P, whose amino-acid sequence is MISSNDFRPGTTIELEGNVWRVVEFLHVKPGKGSAFVRTKLKNAQTGSVLEKNFRAGEMVPQATLEKSTMQHTYKDGDQLVFMEMETYEEARLTTAQIGDRVKYLKEGMEVNVVRWNEQVLEVELPNSVVLEITQTDPGVKGDTATGGTKPAIVETGAQVMVPLFISVGERIRVDTRTDAYLGRE